The following nucleotide sequence is from Vicingaceae bacterium.
AAGCCGGTGGATCCAATATAATCAAATCATAAAAACTTTCGGGAATTTCTTTTAACCAATCCATCACGTCGGCTTCAATAATTTGTCCTTTCATTTCAAAATGATTGACAGCAATATTTTCTTTGACTAATTGCAAAGCTGCCTTTGAGATATCCACCGAATCGACCAAAGATGCCCCCCCTGCCAAAGCCGCCACAGTAAAGCCACCTGTGTATGAAAAAGCATTCAACACCTTTCTATTTTCTGACATTTCCCTAACAAGTTGGCGATTATTACGTTGGTCAATAAAAAATCCTGTTTTTTGCCCATCCACCGGATCAACAAAAAATTTCAATCCATTTTCCCTGACCGGAACTTTACCCGGATTTTTACCTTTTACAATTTTTGCACGACTTGAAGGATCTGCAGGTAAATGTTGATGAACCACCGTGTGAACAAATGGTAAGTTTGAAAAAATGGCATCAGTAATTTCATTGATATAGCGGTCAGGCCCATTGATATGTGATTGCAAAACCACCACATGATCATATACATCGACAATAAGCCCGGGACAACCGTCACCTTCACCATGTATCAAACGAAAAGCATTTGTTTCATCAGAAGGCAGTCCCAACAATTTTCGCAATGCGACGGCTTCGCCGATCTTTTTCTGAAAAATTTCTCCGGGTTGTTGTTCTTCATTCAAGAAATCATAAATGCGTATGCTGATAGATCCTGACTTTTGAAAAAAACCCGAACCCAACCATTTTTCGTCATAAGAAAAAACTTTTACCCAATCGCCATCGTCAATATCCCCTTCTATTTTTTGAATAGCGCCGGAAAAAACCCACGGGTGAAAGCGAAACAATGATTGCGATTTGCCTTTTTTAAGGATAATTTTTTTGTCTAACATGGTTAAAATAAACAATGATTTAAATGTTCAACAGGTTTGAGTTATATTTGCACGGCAAAAAAACGAAAAAATGGACTTCATAGAAGAATTGACCTGGAGAGGCATGTTGCAAGAAATGGTGCCCGGTACAAAAGAGTGGTTAAAAGATACACCCCGCAAAGGTTATATAGGTTTTGACCCTACTGCCGATTCTCTGCATATAGGCAGTTTGTCTCAAATCATCACGTTGATTCACTTTCAAAGGCATGGACACATTCCGGTGGTATTGATTGGAGGAGCCACGGGTATGATCGGCGACCCTACAGGGAAAAAACAAGAAAGACCATTGCTCACAGAAGACGAAATACGCCATAATGCCGAATGTATCCGCAAACAATTAGAAAAGTTTATTGATTTCGACCAAGGTAAAGCGATGATGGTAAATAACTACGACTGGTTCAAAGACATGCGTCTCATCGATTTTATCCGGGATATTGGGAAACATATTACCATCAATTACATGATCTCAAAAGAATCTGTGAAAACGCGGATGGAATATGGCCTATCTTTTACAGAATTTACATATCAACTCATTCAAGGATTCGACTTCCTTTATTTGAGCCGTCATTACGATTGCTACATGCAAATGGGAGGATCTGACCAATGGGGCAACATAACAACCGGACTTGAATTAATCAGACGCTTGGATCAAAAAGACGCTTATGCACTTGTGACTCATCTTATTACCAAAAGCGATGGCAACAAATTTGGGAAAACCGAACAAGGCAATGTGTGGTTAGACAGGACAAAAACATCGCCATATAAATTTTATCAATTTTGGATCAATCTGAGCGACGAAGATGCTGCCAAAATGATTAAAATTTTCACTTTATTGCCACAGGAAGAAATTTCCCCCTTGATTGATGAGCATTTTCAATCTCCGGAAAAAAGAATTTTACAAAAAAAACTGGCCGAAGAAATAACCTGTTTGGTTCATTCTAAAGAGGACTTTCTGGAAGCACGTCAAGCATCTGAAATTTTATTTGGAAAAGAACCCATAGAAGCATTGCAAAAAATGAACGATCAATTGATAGAAGAAATTTTTGAAGGCATTCCGGTCTT
It contains:
- a CDS encoding SAM-dependent methyltransferase, which gives rise to MLDKKIILKKGKSQSLFRFHPWVFSGAIQKIEGDIDDGDWVKVFSYDEKWLGSGFFQKSGSISIRIYDFLNEEQQPGEIFQKKIGEAVALRKLLGLPSDETNAFRLIHGEGDGCPGLIVDVYDHVVVLQSHINGPDRYINEITDAIFSNLPFVHTVVHQHLPADPSSRAKIVKGKNPGKVPVRENGLKFFVDPVDGQKTGFFIDQRNNRQLVREMSENRKVLNAFSYTGGFTVAALAGGASLVDSVDISKAALQLVKENIAVNHFEMKGQIIEADVMDWLKEIPESFYDLIILDPPAFAKNHKARHQAYVAYKRINAIALKKLMTGGLLFTFSCSQAISNAMFEDILRAAAIEAKTPAVILKRLHQSSDHPVNIFHPEGSYLKGLLIYKKPFS
- the tyrS gene encoding tyrosine--tRNA ligase; translation: MDFIEELTWRGMLQEMVPGTKEWLKDTPRKGYIGFDPTADSLHIGSLSQIITLIHFQRHGHIPVVLIGGATGMIGDPTGKKQERPLLTEDEIRHNAECIRKQLEKFIDFDQGKAMMVNNYDWFKDMRLIDFIRDIGKHITINYMISKESVKTRMEYGLSFTEFTYQLIQGFDFLYLSRHYDCYMQMGGSDQWGNITTGLELIRRLDQKDAYALVTHLITKSDGNKFGKTEQGNVWLDRTKTSPYKFYQFWINLSDEDAAKMIKIFTLLPQEEISPLIDEHFQSPEKRILQKKLAEEITCLVHSKEDFLEARQASEILFGKEPIEALQKMNDQLIEEIFEGIPVFEVPLNELENVIPAPDFLAVYTKIFSSKGEARRMLQSGAVSVNKQKITPETKFDTSMLLKNKYILIQKGKKNYFLVKVH